The window ATTTCTCTTGTTATTCCTGAATGGCCAGCTCCATTCACACATTTAGTGATGGCTGATGATTTTTAACTGGTTGCACTTGGTATAACACTGTTGCCCTGGTAAATGAAAACAAAGCAAAGAAAAACTTCCATAACTTCCTTAAGGATTAGTGAGTTGGGCATGCTTGAAAGGAAAGTTGGATCTTTCCTAGTAGTTCTCAGTTATCCTCAGCTATGACTGCTTTCTGTAGCCTGGTGGAATGAAAAGATGTGATTCAAAAACTGCTCTGGTTCCTGGCCTTCTCGAATTATCTGTTGAACACACAATAATAAATACGATCAGGTTTCGATCGACAAACATAATGACACTTCCAGAATACATAGAAGGATTAGCTTGACTGATCACAgttatcaataatattaaaggCTGTACATGCTACATAAGAAAGAGCCAAATCACCAGGCAACTGGTAAATGACATCTTGGGACAGCTAAATCTAAGAATCCACTGAACGAAATGTTATGATTTCACATTGAAGGTACTCCATTTTCTctagttttttcaaaaaaagaagaattttgtgacaattaattttcataataattattattccAACTAAGTCCCTTTTCCACTTTTTGCATATCAGAAACTGCCAACTGCATGGTTATTCACCCCCAAGCTACGATCTCTGCCATAAATCATCTCGCGTTGTCAACTTCCAAAAGAGGATGATAGTAGCGGCAAAGATGGAATGTCAGACAACCTCCTAAATATACAGCATATGTAGTATGGCTAAATATGAAGTTTTGCACAATTTCTCAAAAAcatagaaaaaaattaaagaagagAGTGTTTGTTAAGTGAAGGGTTTAAAACATAGTAAGAGGGATATATACTTAAAGaggttttattatgaatcatgctAATCCAGTAAGATAATTAAAGAGTGAAGCCCAGTACATAAGAAGTAAATTTACACGATAATTATTCAGCCCAACCACATAAATTTAGAAACACGAGTCTCTTCGTGTCATTGCAAATGGTTATTCATGAACAGTACAACTGTACAATATCTCAAGAATGATGGAGTTCATGAATTCATCGAAAGTAAACCTTCATGTAGGGAAAGATGGTTCAATATGAAAATATTACAGAATTCACAATGGAAAAAAAATTGATATCAAATTGCCTAATCAAAAGTTGCAGAAAAGCAGTTATTGTACATATATATTGGTAGAACCTAAAACAAAACTGCAAGATCTTGGAATTACAGAGACCTGCTATCATCTTCACACACTTGACTAAATCTAAATCTAAAAGACGCAGAGGAACAAGTTGAATGAGCACAACAATGTCTGCAATATTGCCTAGTACAGTTCCGTTACCAGTTTGATAGATTACCGATACACGAATCAGGGTAAACCAGATGGTATAGAGCCTTTAATGCTTGGTATGCTTCGTAAAGGCTCGTATAGCCCAGTACAGGCTCTATAACCAGAAGTTCCTTTTTTTGCTTTGTTAAACATTTTCCAAAACTTGATATGTACTAATGAAGCTATTTGCTGTCCAGTAATGAGGAACTCTCTATAATGATTcttttttaaacataaaaatctCACTTCCTTGAAATATTGCAAACCTTAACTcatgataatttttaaataaatattactcCTCAATTGCAACATGACCGATGAACCCTTCACAATTTTATTCCCACTAACATTAATTTTAGACACAAAATTGTCTTTACAATTGTCCTTCAAATTATTCTTTAATAGAACAAGCATCTCTCTTCTGGGTGCTCTTCCTGGCTTGTGATACAACAAACTGATTTTTTGAGCTGCAATGATACATATAGCAAATTCTACACGCGTACATGCCATGTCTTGGATCGATATGACCACATTGTATAGCTGCAACATACAATGACATATTTAGGCACCAGAACCAATGCCTAGAAGCTTTCCTGCTTCCTATTTGTACTGGGAACTCAAGTGATTGAACCGCACATTATTTCAGCCTCTTATTGTGTGCCAATGTCCGAGTTAGTTCATGGAAAGTCAGAGTAAAATTAGAGGCTGTCGCCATTGTCGGGTTTTGCAATAATTGAACATCTGGATTACAGTCTATTGCATTACAAGTGTTTTTTATCAAAACAAGCCTAGTCTCAATTTTTGTGTGTAGCACATGATTTATCCAAAAGAGCAAGGTACCAGACGAAGAATATAGGGATTGTCAAATTCAGGTGCTAAATCTGATGATGCATAATTTAGACAAATTATGAACTTTCTCCAAATATATGCTTTCCTACATACAAAATCTAATGCAGAATAAGATTCTTTACTTTTATTAATCACATCCATGCAACTTCTCCTAAGAGGAAGTTGATGATGCATATGCATATGAACATTCTGTGACCTCCAAGACCAAGACAATGTAAACATTGCATTTATATCTAACCTCTGCAACTTGTATAGTCACCAAAATGACATTAACAGGATGAGCTAAATCTCAAAAACAGTAAAGCATTAATCTGAACTAGGTTGATTATATGTGTAGAATCTTGTCAGGAATTGATGATAATTGTTAGAATCAGCTTTAATTAGAAGGCTAATTTAGTATTTTAGGTGTTTAGACATCATATTTGTTTGGGACAACAGTTAGATGAGATTGGTATGGTCTTATTGGCTACAATGGATTAGATATTCCATCTCCTTTCTATCTAGAGCCTGCTTCCTTCTAAAGAAGGTGAGGGGTAGAAGACAGGTTTTCGTTGTGAAGTTGATCAGAGAGGAGAAAAATGAAGAGAAGACAGACAATGTGCATTACCATTAGGAAGACGTCAGGATCCTTTCTAGATTTCTCTTTCTCTATCTCGATGATTGCTGTAGGAATCATCTCTTCACTTTCTGTTAGCAGTATGATTTCACCTTGTTATTATTTTGCTCGTGACTCAAGTATTGTAATCCGATACTTTTACCATGCTGATTATTAAGTTAAGGATGTTTGTTTCTTCACTCCTTTGTGTACTTGAAAGATCTAATCTAAATCGGTAAAAGGTGATATCATTTGCACCATGTCGTAGTTGCTGGAGTGAAAAGACATGGTTGTGGAAGTTTGTAGAGCTTTGAGTGGACATAGAAAGGTAGATAGAAGAAAAAGATGAGAGCCGAGTAAAATAGGAGACAATTAGGACTTAGGAGAAGGGAAGATGCgaactgtaacggacaaacttctaaacaagatgttggatgtaatgcttatgtctgtccgttgtcttttggcatgttcatgccttgtatagtaggtagaggggcggtcgaaggcttataagtcccattttagttgggttggtggcctctttaggcttgtaaataaaggttgtgtcatgtggacacattcgagagcttttcggtctgtaatggaccattttaccctttgttgtgcaactattcagagcttgtaaagtctgtttgtaatttgcattgtctatgaagtgtttttcggacatgtttgcttgtggatcccgattgaggcgttctctttaacccgttctctcttttgttggtcctaagggacaatgggagaattcggggaggctgacctttgcggacggacgcgcgagggtgccgcacgccttaggcaaaaccagctaaggtcgtgacaatatggtatcagagcgggacaagcactcatagaaacacttgacatgcaaacgtgggggacctagcggggctgcgttgagggcagtcagcacacgcgcgaccgtttgagggaaaacgggcatggagatgtagggaaaagagtcgctcagaggagcgggcatctaacattggcattcagtggaatggccaacccttcgcgcaagaggcaccacgagaacagacaagcttggaagaatttggagcgcacaaaggttgggatggctgagtttgagctacggctcaacgttgacaaccatacttgatggtgctctaggcaggcgaggcgcttggcaagaatgagaccatccaaggtggaatgagttgctcaacgaccaaaagagttatgcaaagctcacagaggtgaggggaattgctaactcgaagaatttggtactcatgcatgggcttgtatgcggacgatggaatgttcgtggccatcccaaggcggtcgagactcggcgccaatggagcattaaaactttctcttcggcatgcaaaggatacgtccgtagaaggctgaagtgtgcaacgagttcagcatgttgctaggccttgaggggtgcagtggtggctgtattgacgtggaggcgcaatctagcaagtgcgtttgcaagaggcagaacaatgcacagtttgttcagcagatcggagtagtccaaggggatggtggtctccaaaacgaagagagatgttgctccaacgagacagttatctaggagggataagtctcggcactccagagggagaatcatgtgagacggacttcacatgttgaggaggagtacctcacgtgGAGTTGTCGCTTgacctcgctcgagagaatgcattggtggatgcattgcgagatcaagtggggggagcgacctgaagcaacttaaatgaaggcacacttagagtcgatatggagatcggactcaagggagggctgacccgtggaatggtgggcgcgagggccaccatcgactcaatgcaagaacgaggagcggagcaacttgggtgtaacttggcgaagtacccaagccgcatgaagggagccagcagtgaagttggaacatggagcagaagcacagtgctttccttagacagaggtcaaagacatgaactcttgcagaggcaagggtaggatcatgttgttccatgggtccttcatcctgacggagcggactcatcttgcatggtgccaaagacgaagggagcttcgcggcacatgcaccttaactcggaagagcatttgatggaggaactaaggcgactcaacttgcggaggcgaagttgggttcagaaggccttagcacggggcaagaggacgcagaggcgggtactcttgaagaatatgccacagtgttgccatttgagttgctatgaaggaagcagtgcgcagcggagattgtgctgataggggcagaggcccaggatccagacaatggtgcacagattacagtgaagtcggtggacttcgagagctattaggcgacggactgtcctagagcggtgcttcatctaggtgtgacccaggagtgggtggatgaaggtcgattgccagaggagcgaacaaattcgaaagtggaggagaccctgcgatgtattggcagaggccacacatggagggttcacaattcgagtttattccacaaggatcagaatgcaatggagatgtcaccaggaggcgacatggtgcagcggatcgtggtggaacagttcgtggcaatgcgatacacataatccgtcccgtgagggattagatcatatggaggtatgatcgggagttactggaagctccacttcgatgaacaacacgacggcaagaagggctatggattcaaggagtgaaggccatggtaccgcagaggcgggtcttctgggcgtgcatcgaattttgcatcggatgaaagccttggtcatcagcatatgggggctgtgttccaccaagggaaaagtttgaatgcaagtaccagtgagttccatgggagggacttgatcatacagaggtatgatcgaagcagctggagagttggactgctccagagctcatattcgcttaagggagcccgacaagtcagaggacaaggtcgagtaagcgaacgttgctaccaaggaagctaaggagaacagaatcggtgcaaactctacaacgtgatggcagaggccatgcatgggagttgcagtctgtctttccatcgaccaaacagactgcttggagaacacagaggtgttgaagcagggggtcgaaaggggcgaggaagcgacgacgagtccagagggacttagctacccaaaatcaagcatcagttagaatggaggtggactcagaggagtgccacggagacatctctactgattgtgaagaaaagggatacagaggcgaggcgacggatagtagggccatgggcatggcagcgccatggtaccgcagaggcgggacttccgtgcaagtcattgatcccttgctctcatggagggagagcgcttggtcgtgaaaggggccgaggaggtggagcatgcagaggcaatctccaagtaccgagacaaggctgaagggcagaggccaagaaacttcgtaagaccggtgtcaacaagtttctcatcaagatagccgtaagtgaaggacttcgggtcatgcaagagtgcacgaccaaggaacgaagtaggcagtacgcggtgctgtacctttgctactcagtggagtaggcggtagggttgatggagaagacggtacaatcccagaggcgacctcatctatcagagaattactccaagttggggtgaaaacttcccgcattccagaagttcgatggcattgagaaggtgaatcacagtagccaactcaacgcaaggagtgcaaacacttcaagtacttcagaagtgtgagcaaagagcaggcgaagactagtaaccagctcgatgcatgaagtacaacctcgaggaggcgggcgaagtcaaagtaacctgtgccttctcaactcttaagagaatgggcgaaaccgagtaccccagttctcttatctatccagcagaggagctctgcacaagttcaaagacccttcgaagaaaatggaagacaatagttgtcaaatcctcaccaacggtgatcagtgctactgagagtagatcgtccgcttcatttcccaacgaaatgccaatcgaaagcggaagtgatgcgaacctacttggacgtgacaactaactgaaagaagagtcaatgagcaaattttgtggaggaaggacccaaaacttcagaagtttgcgaggcgatgctcgttaaagctccaacaagcatccacccagttcaagcagcatgtggaaattttgggagactggcgcagaaaagatggtcttttccttcatttggtggatccgcaagaatcgacaaggatcaacacaactcagccaaccccacaccagagtcagagtcattggcgagttgaagcagcatggcggatcaaaggttcgactactcagaaacagcagcggagagcagctgggagccaggaggcgcattgcagctggagcagaagattgaagactcagcaaaggcgaagagttgcagtgttcacaaaggcttcgacgaggacgtcgaagggataagtgggggagaatgtaacggacaaacttctaaacaagatgttggatgtaatgcttatgtctgtccgttgtcttttggcatgttcatgccttgtatagtaggtagaggggcggccgaaggcttataagtcccattttagttgggttggtggcctctttaggcttgtaaataaaggttgtgtcatgtggacacattcgagagcttttcggtctgtaatggaccattttaccctttgttgtgcaactattcagagcttgtaaagtctgtttgtaatttgcattgtctatgaagtgtttttcggacatgtttgcttgtggatcccgattgaggcgttctctttaacccgttctctcttttgttggtcctaagggacaatgggagaattcggggaggctgacctttgcggacggacgcgcgagggtgccgcacgccttaggcaaaaccagctaaggtcgtgacagaacgGCAAGAGGTCATCAGGTGGGGTTGGATCGGGGCAGCTGCTGTGACGTGTAGGTCGCTGATCTTGCATCCTTGTTAGATCGCATGCCATAGGCGAGTCCCCCAGCACCCAACAAGCAGCCCTCCTTCAGCAGCTCAAATGTTGGCCTGCAAGCCCAGCCCGCCTGCACCAGCCACGGCTAGCAGGCATCCTTGCACAGATCAGCCTGTAAACCATGGCGCAGGAAAGCCTGCTTGCAGACCTAAGCACATCAACAAGCCTGCGCACGTCAGCACAGGGCATGGGAATTCTTGCATGGTCCTTTGCAGGATGTGCAGCCAAGTGCCTTGTTAATATCATGCTTTCCCTGGTGGTCTTTCCTCAATTGTTCGACGTGCATCTCTGATTGCCCATGTGTTGTACAAAGCTATGTACCATCGTGCACACTCTTTGACCAGCCAATAAGACTCCCCTCCACCACGTCTCTTGAGAGACTTATGCTCCACTCCCTTTGTACAGTCACATATGCGAATATCTAGCCAATGCACAAGGCTGCAACCCAAATGCAGCCTCAGCAGGCCCCTGTCCACTGTAATCTCAGCAGAGTGAAGCCCACTGCACCCATAGACCAGGCCTCACATTGTCCAACTTGTATTTCCAGGAAATAGTAGTAGATATTAGCTCAACTTCAGTTATAGGCCAGCCCCACAAGCCAACTTGAAAGCCAGCCGGCAGGACAGCTCTGCAAGCTAGTTTCATAACATGCCTGCCTGTATAGTTGCAATATCCCCTCTCCATTCCCCAACTCATGCTAATGCCCCTTAAATGACACTGTTATCCTCCTTTGTTCCATCCATCTATCTCCCCGGAACATCCCTCCTCTTAtcctcctcgtcttcttccttcttctctgcTGCTAGACAATGCCAACATTGAATGGCGGCAGCGTCAGGAGAAGAGGGCAGTGGTAAGAAGAGTGCTCGCAAATGGTGGTGGCAGCATCACAAGAAGAGGGCTCGTGAATCActgtttttggttttctttacatGAGTTGGACCGAAACCAGCCAAAACAGGGGAGTGATCTGCGTACTAGTCCACACTCAAATCGGTACGTACAGCCCGTTACATACTGTTCTGGGCGGCACGATAGTCCTTGGAGATACTCATGATAATGGAGATCATGATGTCGAGGACGTTGAGAATCATGATGATTGTAGGTCAAGACAGATCCTAACTTTTTAAGATCTGGAAGTTAAATCTAATATGATCTAATATAatctcattcttatgaacatcatGTCAACTCATTTCATCCGTGCCAAATGCGGTCAACTACTGATGATATTTTATCGACTTGCACTTTTATTTGGTTTGCTAGATGATTACTTATGGATGAGTATCTTCCatgatatatatccatatatatcaaaaaaatctatttttagaTATACTAGATGTTACATAATGAGCTCATGATGCATGAGATACAAAATCAtgaatgaatatattatgatgattaTGAACATTAATTCCTACTGGCAGCAAATCAATAGTGGTAGCATGATTACCTTTGGCAATTAATGGACCGGGCCGTCAAATGTGACGACCGAATGATATCCTGCTAGGGGAGATTTATTTGTCACCATGGTGGGTGAGACACCACTTCAGTAGTTGAGGGGTGTATGATTTCTCTCTATTGGAGAGTAAAGTCATTCCCATGAGTAAGATGTCTTCATCTATTGTTGGATGAGTGCATCTTGGGCATTCAAATTTAATGCCATTGATGAAGGATGTATGTTTGTGATGATGCATTATTGCATCCTTAAATTCTTCCTCCTTCCCAATTGGTATCTGTTATGTTGTTTTTCATATTTAGTATGGATTTATGGGGGAATTCTTTTGGGACTAGAGTTGGGATGTTGATTGGAGCATTATATACATGAACGACTATATACCTTGGTTGTCAGCTAGCGGATTATTCTATTATGAATTCATTAaagattatatattaaaaatatacaaCTCCTAAAGATGAATTTTTGAAGCAGTGATTCATGCAAGGTGCAATTTACTCAGTAGGTATGCAAGTTAAATTGTACCGAAGCATAAAAAATTGATATGGAGTGTAAGCAATTATTGTTTCAAGGCAactttaatatgtttattaccaGACAAATCTAGCATCCTCTCAAATTTGTAAGTCAATATAAAATACCTGGTCCAAAAAACAAGCCTGTGGGAACTTCAAAGTTTTGGAAGTTTAGGTTCAGAAAAATCCTGCtgcattatgtttttttttcctttgtattAAATACAAGTCTGAGGATAGATTCACCCTTGTTTAATGATACAGTCTTCTAATCTCAGTCAATCATAGACAACTAAGTAGTTTGTTCCATTGCAATTAAGGTAGTATAATAGTTAAATGCCTCAATAATCCTAGTTAAAAACAAGTAGTACACAGCTATCATGAGCTGGAATATCCAACATGACACTGCACATTATTCACATGAAAGATCCTATTTTTCTTCAATGACAAAGATTATCAAATAACAAGTAATTATGGATTTCAACAAATAACATATTTTCTGAAAACACTTTGAAGGCAGATATTTCCCTCAAAACAAGACCTCATTTGAAATCAGAATAACGTTACTAGAGCATATAGGTAAAAAAAAGTTCACCAGGTTGAAGAAATTATTGCATACCTGTACAGGAGTATCCATTGGAGTACCCATGCGACCAAAAAACTCAGTGCCAGCCCTATCCAAATATATATGCCCATCTTCTTCATTCCCTCTACCAACTTTATTCCTACTATCTCGTCCTAACCACACATATATTTTCTTCATCATTGGTTTTCTTGAACCCAATTTTGATTCTGATGCTAACAACAAGAATATTGATTCAGAGTCGAGGACACCAGGGTGAACATCTTCCACTTTATCCATATCTGGCCACCTAAAAAGAACCGGATGAATTAATTGGTTATGCTCATCAGCACAATAAGTTTCATCTTCTGCTTCTTCGTCCGGATCAGAAGCACCTAATGAGAGTCGTCGCTCTAAATCAAATGTTTCTTGGTATTCTTCCACTTCAGAAATAAAAGGAGGAGACAGGCACCAGTCCCTCACAATATCTGTTGAAGAGAGCCTTCCTTCGGTATCACCGGCTGATGGCACTAGAAACAGAGAAGGAGCATTGCCACCCCTGCGTTCAGCTAATGATCTCAAATCCTTCCCCTTCACATTTCCAGAACTTGAAGATTGCAACTCCGTATTCAGCTCAGTTTGTGATGCCCTATGCAATTCCGACCTTGGCGGTGACAAATTGTTCCAATCTGAGGAAGATGACGAGTTTGGTGAGAAGGTAGACAGAACCGAAGCAGAATCAGCTGACGAGGATGATGGTGTGGTGCTCGACTCAACCGAGAACGACCCTGGAGATCGAACTGCATTGCTTGCCCGCAGATCCTCCTCTCTAAGACTCCTGCGCTCCACCACTGCCTTTATTATATCCTTCCAGTCCCTGCTTGCGAACTTGCGCCTCAAGCGGCACCAACCACTATCCTTCACAGGGGTTATCGTCTCGGGACCTGTCCACATCTTCGAGAGTGGTGGTGCCGCTCTAGCTCTCGCCGTAGCCCTGCGGAAGATGTCGTAGTCGAGATCATAAAGCTCCACTCTCCTATTTCCAACGATCTCTTCCGGAACGGCGGATAGGGGCTCGTCAGTGAGGGCGGCCCAGAATGCTGCAGGCTCGGAACCCTCGTTGACGGTGATGATAGGACCCTCGGCACGCTCGTAGCGGACGACCTGGAGCGCGGCGGTGGCGGCAGCGGTGGCCATGGAGGGTCCGCAGCAGTGGCCGAGCCAGACGTAAATGGCGGAGGGCACGTGGACGACGAACGCGCCTCGGGAATCGAGGATGCCTGCGCCGTCGGTGGAGCTGAGGTCGACGGACTTGGGGACGAGGTAGAGGGGATCATAGGGGGACTGGGGGGCCATGCGGTAGGCGCGGAGGGCGGCGGAGCCGGGGGTCGGGGGGAGGGCGTGGACGCGGCGCTGGCAGCGGAGAAGCTGAGCGGCAAAGCCGAGGTTGGGGTCGACGGAGGGGCGGACGGCGCGGACAGCTCGGAGGGCGTCGTCGAAGGGGAGGGCGCGGCGCCACATGAGGTAGGCGACGACAAGGGCCGCGGAGCGGGAGGCGCCGCGGCGGCAGTGGACGAGAGCGCGGCCTCGTGGGGCGGCACGGGCGCGCTCGAGGAAGTCAAATGCATCGTAGAGGACCGGGGCGAGGTCCTCAGCGGGAGAGTCGCGGAGCCACAGCGTCCGGTAGGCGAGCTCGCCGCGGAAGTGGTCGGGGCAGGCGGCGCCGGCGCAGTTGAGCACGTGGGTGATGCCGTGGCGGCGGAGGGCCGCGCGGTCACGTGCCACCGAGTCGCCACCCAGATAGACGTGGTCGTCAACGCGGGAgacgtcgccgtcgccgtcgtccGCAGCAGCAGAGGCAGCAGCGGCAGGAGTGGAGGAGGCGGAGGGCGTGGCGGGCCAGTGGCCGGAGTCGTCGGAGGCGGGGCAGGGCCAAGCGGCTAGTGGTGGGGGAGGAGGGAGCGCGAGGCGGCCGGGTTTGGGCGGCCGGCTGGGTTGGGGAttggggttagggttagggttggaaaTCGAGCGGGAGGTCCAGGTGGCTGATCGGAGAAGGGTCTTGCGGGGAGTtccggaggaggagggaggatccTCGCCGTCCATAGTATTCTGCTCCGTCTTCCTATCTCAGTGGCAGGGGGAAGAAAGAGTCCATTGCTGATGGAGCAGAGAGAAAAATTGTTTTGGAGAGAGACGACTAGA of the Musa acuminata AAA Group cultivar baxijiao chromosome BXJ2-10, Cavendish_Baxijiao_AAA, whole genome shotgun sequence genome contains:
- the LOC135583855 gene encoding protein-tyrosine-phosphatase MKP1-like; the encoded protein is MDGEDPPSSSGTPRKTLLRSATWTSRSISNPNPNPNPQPSRPPKPGRLALPPPPPLAAWPCPASDDSGHWPATPSASSTPAAAASAAADDGDGDVSRVDDHVYLGGDSVARDRAALRRHGITHVLNCAGAACPDHFRGELAYRTLWLRDSPAEDLAPVLYDAFDFLERARAAPRGRALVHCRRGASRSAALVVAYLMWRRALPFDDALRAVRAVRPSVDPNLGFAAQLLRCQRRVHALPPTPGSAALRAYRMAPQSPYDPLYLVPKSVDLSSTDGAGILDSRGAFVVHVPSAIYVWLGHCCGPSMATAAATAALQVVRYERAEGPIITVNEGSEPAAFWAALTDEPLSAVPEEIVGNRRVELYDLDYDIFRRATARARAAPPLSKMWTGPETITPVKDSGWCRLRRKFASRDWKDIIKAVVERRSLREEDLRASNAVRSPGSFSVESSTTPSSSSADSASVLSTFSPNSSSSSDWNNLSPPRSELHRASQTELNTELQSSSSGNVKGKDLRSLAERRGGNAPSLFLVPSAGDTEGRLSSTDIVRDWCLSPPFISEVEEYQETFDLERRLSLGASDPDEEAEDETYCADEHNQLIHPVLFRWPDMDKVEDVHPGVLDSESIFLLLASESKLGSRKPMMKKIYVWLGRDSRNKVGRGNEEDGHIYLDRAGTEFFGRMGTPMDTPVQIIREGQEPEQFLNHIFSFHQATESSHS